The following proteins come from a genomic window of Sphingosinicella flava:
- the smc gene encoding chromosome segregation protein SMC: MQIKRIKLSGFKSFVEPAELRIEPGLTGVVGPNGCGKSNVLEAIRWVMGESSPKSMRGSGMEDVIFAGTASRPARDFAEVTLLVDGAAQHGGEVEVTRRIERGAGSAYRLNGKDVRAKDVGLLFADAATGAHSPALVSQNRIGAIIAAKPAERRQMLEEAAGIAGLHVRRKDAEQKLRAAEANLSRLDELLGDMEQRAASLKRQARAAERYRKLSEEIRTAEGRLIFARWREAARAAEAAKAEADAAIAAVEKTAEAQRGAAAYQAQAAALLAQRRKAALHLRDEATTLGHKLVALRAERDQVGRRIADLASRQATLAADRAREAALGEDARNALARLAEEIESLTSRIAETEAARSTIDERSIALEDAAREAEAMLGRARAEQAGEQAEARVAGAALQAARARRARADDEVARLHAQMVELGDEAPLVEQRRAAREKRAKAEEALKAAATRIAEAEAARQKAATRRDEAESDAAAARATLAALEAEARALAKAVETSAGDKILDRMKAAPGYERALAAALGDDLEAGLSQGARRWAGADPQPHDPALPAGCMLLAQQVEAPAALRRRLAQIGVVDRDDGSLPLAVGQRLVTRDGRMRRWDGFVTEGVGAAAAERLIRVNRLAEIEAALPAARTCVAGAQERTAAALAAMEAAHEAMGAARRAETEAGATIRQAGQEEDAANVAIERLAVRRTGLVERLALAEADQAESRAGVEAAEIVVAALPDSDATEARVAQLRNAAEKAQAALADIRAEAATHARAMSADRQRIDAARKESADWSERAAQAERRQADMGRRIVEAETEAALLADAPDRLEGELERLDKRHEEARAAADAAMAGEREAEAALRETEQRLTDVGEALSIAREARAGAVARHENHEMRRVEMGRISGERFECPPPLLPEKAGFDEGTIKAVAHESADLDRLTLDRERIGPVNLIAEQELMELEEGRTSSAAEREELGLAINRLRGSIGSLNREGRVRLIAAFEAVNGHFQSLFTTLFEGGSAHLDLIDSDDPLEAGLEIMAQPPGKKLSALTLLSGGEQALTAVALIFALFLTNPAPICVLDEVDAPLDDANIERFCDLLDRMTRETDTRYLIVTHNAVTMSRMHRLFGVTMIERGVSRLVSVDLGGAEKLLAAE, from the coding sequence GTGCAGATCAAGCGGATCAAGCTGTCAGGCTTTAAAAGCTTCGTCGAACCCGCCGAACTGCGCATCGAACCCGGCCTGACCGGCGTCGTCGGCCCCAACGGGTGCGGCAAATCCAACGTCCTTGAGGCCATCCGCTGGGTCATGGGGGAATCGAGCCCCAAATCCATGCGCGGATCCGGAATGGAGGACGTGATCTTTGCCGGCACCGCTTCGCGCCCGGCACGCGATTTCGCCGAAGTGACCTTGCTCGTCGACGGCGCGGCGCAGCATGGCGGCGAGGTCGAGGTCACGCGCCGGATCGAGCGCGGCGCGGGCTCCGCTTATCGCCTGAATGGCAAGGACGTCCGGGCCAAGGACGTCGGCCTGCTCTTCGCGGACGCCGCGACCGGCGCCCATTCCCCCGCGCTCGTCAGCCAGAACCGGATCGGCGCGATCATCGCCGCCAAGCCTGCCGAACGGCGCCAGATGCTGGAGGAGGCGGCGGGCATCGCCGGTCTCCACGTCCGCCGCAAGGATGCCGAACAAAAACTCCGCGCCGCCGAAGCCAATCTTTCCCGGCTGGACGAATTGCTCGGCGACATGGAGCAGCGGGCGGCCAGCCTCAAGCGCCAGGCGCGCGCGGCGGAGCGCTATCGCAAGCTGTCCGAGGAGATTCGCACCGCCGAAGGGCGCCTGATCTTCGCCCGCTGGCGAGAAGCCGCGCGCGCGGCGGAAGCGGCGAAGGCGGAGGCCGATGCCGCCATCGCGGCCGTCGAGAAAACGGCGGAGGCGCAGCGCGGCGCGGCCGCTTATCAGGCGCAGGCCGCCGCCCTGCTCGCCCAGCGGCGCAAGGCGGCGCTTCACTTGCGGGATGAGGCGACGACGCTGGGCCATAAGCTCGTCGCGCTCCGCGCCGAGCGGGATCAGGTCGGCCGCCGCATCGCCGATCTCGCCAGCCGCCAGGCCACTCTGGCCGCCGACCGGGCGCGCGAGGCGGCGCTTGGCGAGGATGCCCGCAATGCACTTGCCCGGCTGGCCGAAGAAATCGAAAGTCTCACCTCGCGCATCGCCGAAACGGAAGCAGCGCGATCGACGATCGACGAGCGCAGCATCGCCCTGGAAGATGCCGCGCGCGAGGCCGAGGCCATGCTTGGGCGGGCGCGGGCCGAGCAGGCGGGCGAACAAGCCGAGGCACGGGTGGCGGGCGCAGCGCTTCAAGCCGCCCGCGCCAGGCGCGCGCGTGCCGACGATGAGGTTGCCCGGCTGCATGCACAAATGGTCGAGCTGGGTGATGAAGCGCCGCTCGTCGAGCAGCGCCGCGCCGCGCGCGAGAAGCGAGCGAAAGCGGAAGAGGCCTTGAAAGCCGCCGCAACGCGCATCGCCGAGGCTGAAGCCGCGCGCCAGAAGGCCGCCACGCGCCGCGACGAAGCGGAGAGCGACGCCGCCGCGGCGAGGGCCACGCTCGCGGCTCTGGAAGCGGAAGCCCGCGCGCTCGCAAAGGCTGTCGAGACATCGGCTGGAGACAAAATTCTCGATCGGATGAAAGCGGCTCCGGGCTATGAGCGGGCGCTGGCCGCCGCGCTCGGCGACGATTTGGAGGCCGGCCTCTCCCAGGGAGCGCGACGTTGGGCCGGCGCGGATCCGCAGCCGCATGATCCGGCACTCCCTGCAGGGTGCATGCTTTTGGCGCAGCAGGTGGAGGCGCCCGCCGCGCTCCGCCGCCGCCTCGCCCAGATCGGCGTCGTCGACCGCGACGATGGCAGCCTACCCCTCGCCGTCGGCCAGAGGCTGGTGACGCGAGACGGCCGGATGCGCCGCTGGGACGGCTTCGTGACCGAAGGCGTCGGCGCCGCGGCGGCGGAGCGGCTGATCCGGGTCAATCGCCTCGCCGAGATCGAGGCGGCGCTTCCGGCCGCCCGGACCTGCGTCGCGGGCGCCCAGGAAAGAACCGCGGCGGCGCTGGCCGCGATGGAGGCGGCGCATGAGGCGATGGGCGCGGCGCGCCGCGCGGAAACCGAGGCAGGCGCGACCATCCGCCAGGCGGGACAGGAAGAGGATGCCGCGAATGTCGCGATCGAGCGGCTGGCGGTGCGCCGCACCGGCTTGGTCGAGCGCTTGGCCTTGGCCGAAGCGGATCAGGCGGAAAGCCGGGCTGGTGTCGAAGCAGCCGAGATCGTGGTCGCCGCCCTTCCCGATTCCGATGCTACGGAAGCGCGCGTTGCGCAGCTGCGCAATGCGGCCGAAAAAGCGCAAGCCGCGCTCGCCGATATCCGTGCGGAAGCAGCGACCCATGCCCGCGCGATGAGCGCCGACCGCCAGCGCATCGATGCGGCGCGCAAGGAAAGCGCCGATTGGAGCGAGCGGGCTGCCCAGGCGGAAAGACGTCAAGCGGATATGGGCCGCCGGATCGTCGAGGCCGAAACCGAGGCCGCGCTGCTCGCCGATGCGCCGGACCGGTTGGAGGGCGAACTTGAGAGGCTGGACAAACGCCATGAAGAAGCGCGCGCCGCCGCCGACGCCGCCATGGCCGGAGAGCGCGAGGCGGAGGCTGCGCTACGGGAGACCGAGCAACGGCTGACCGACGTCGGCGAGGCGTTGTCCATCGCCCGCGAAGCCCGCGCCGGGGCTGTCGCGCGGCATGAAAATCATGAGATGCGCCGGGTTGAAATGGGCCGCATTTCCGGCGAGCGTTTCGAATGCCCTCCGCCCCTCCTCCCCGAAAAGGCCGGGTTCGATGAAGGCACCATCAAGGCGGTCGCGCACGAATCCGCCGATCTCGATCGCCTGACCTTGGATCGCGAACGGATCGGTCCGGTCAATCTCATCGCCGAGCAGGAATTGATGGAATTGGAGGAAGGCCGCACCTCATCCGCCGCCGAACGAGAGGAATTGGGCCTTGCCATCAACCGCCTGCGCGGATCGATCGGCAGCCTCAATCGCGAGGGCCGCGTCCGCCTGATCGCCGCGTTCGAAGCGGTGAACGGCCATTTCCAAAGCCTGTTCACGACCTTGTTCGAAGGCGGCAGCGCGCATCTGGACCTTATCGATTCCGACGATCCGCTGGAGGCGGGACTGGAAATCATGGCCCAGCCGCCGGGCAAGAAATTGTCGGCGCTGACTCTCTTGTCGGGCGGCGAACAGGCGTTGACGGCGGTGGCCCTGATCTTTGCCCTGTTCCTCACCAATCCCGCGCCGATCTGCGTGCTGGACGAGGTCGACGCACCGCTGGACGACGCGAATATCGAACGCTTCTGCGACCTTCTCGACCGCATGACGCGGGAAACCGATACGCGTTATCTGATCGTCACCCACAATGCGGTGACGATGAGCCGCATGCACCGCCTGTTCGGAGTCACCATGATCGAACGGGGGGTGAGCCGCCTCGTCAGTGTCGATCTTGGGGGCGCGGAGAAATTACTGGCCGCGGAATGA
- the aroC gene encoding chorismate synthase, translated as MSFNTFGRLLRVTTWGESHGAAIGAVVDGCPPGLVLSEENIQPFLDKRRPGQSRFTTQRREPDRVRILSGVYEGRTTGTPISLVIDNVDARSKDYDAVAQTYRPGHADYAYDAKYGLRDPRGGGRSSARETAMRVAAGAIARLVIPDVTISAYVIELGGDPVDPAAFDADEIARNPFFCPDAAAARRWEGLVDEARESGSSLGAIVECVATGIPAGWGAPLYAKLDADLAAAMMGINAVKGVEIGKGFAAARLRGEENADAMRPGPDGPAFLANHSGGIAGGISTGQPIVVRAAFKPTSSIRIPVDTVTQTGEAATVETKGRHDPCVGIRGAPVMEAMMALVLADHALLHRGQCG; from the coding sequence ATGTCCTTCAACACCTTCGGCCGTCTGCTGCGCGTCACTACCTGGGGCGAAAGCCATGGGGCGGCGATCGGAGCGGTGGTCGACGGCTGCCCGCCCGGGCTTGTCTTAAGCGAAGAGAACATCCAGCCGTTCCTCGACAAGCGCCGCCCCGGCCAATCGCGCTTCACGACGCAGCGGCGGGAGCCGGACCGGGTCCGGATTCTGTCCGGCGTCTATGAAGGCCGGACGACCGGCACGCCGATCAGCCTTGTCATCGACAATGTCGACGCGCGGTCCAAGGATTACGACGCCGTCGCGCAAACCTATCGCCCCGGTCATGCCGATTATGCCTATGACGCCAAATACGGCCTGCGCGATCCGCGCGGCGGCGGGCGAAGCTCGGCGCGGGAAACGGCGATGCGCGTCGCGGCGGGGGCGATCGCCCGGCTTGTCATCCCGGACGTCACGATCAGCGCTTATGTGATCGAACTGGGCGGCGATCCGGTCGACCCGGCCGCGTTCGATGCGGATGAGATCGCCCGCAATCCTTTCTTCTGCCCCGACGCCGCCGCGGCGCGCCGTTGGGAGGGACTGGTCGACGAAGCGCGCGAATCCGGCTCGTCCCTCGGCGCAATCGTCGAATGCGTCGCGACCGGCATCCCCGCAGGCTGGGGCGCGCCCCTTTATGCCAAGCTGGACGCCGATCTCGCTGCCGCGATGATGGGGATCAACGCGGTCAAAGGCGTCGAGATCGGCAAAGGCTTTGCCGCCGCGCGCCTGCGCGGTGAGGAAAATGCCGATGCGATGCGGCCGGGCCCGGACGGGCCCGCCTTTCTTGCCAATCACAGCGGCGGCATTGCCGGCGGCATTTCGACCGGCCAGCCGATCGTCGTCCGCGCCGCCTTCAAGCCCACCTCCTCGATCCGAATCCCGGTGGACACGGTGACGCAGACGGGCGAAGCCGCGACCGTCGAGACCAAAGGCCGCCACGATCCGTGCGTCGGCATACGCGGCGCGCCGGTGATGGAGGCGATGATGGCGCTGGTCCTCGCCGACCATGCCTTGCTGCACCGGGGGCAGTGCGGATGA
- the fabI gene encoding enoyl-ACP reductase FabI, with protein MTGLMAGKRGLIMGLANNMSLAWGIAKALAEQGAELAFSYQGDALLKRVGPLAESLGSDFLIECDVSDMATLDAAFETLKQRWETIDFVVHAIGYSDKNELRGLYVDTSLDNFLMTMNISAYSFVAVARRARAMMPNGGSLLTLSYYGAEKVVPHYNVMGVAKAALETSTKYLAMDLGPENIRVNAISAGPIKTLAASGIGDFRYILKWNELNSPLRRNVTIEDVGGAGLYLLSDLASGVTGEIHHVDAGYNVIGMKAEDAPDIALA; from the coding sequence ATGACTGGACTGATGGCCGGGAAACGGGGGCTCATCATGGGCCTGGCCAACAACATGTCTCTCGCTTGGGGCATCGCCAAGGCGCTCGCGGAGCAGGGGGCGGAACTGGCCTTCAGCTATCAAGGCGACGCCCTGTTGAAGCGCGTGGGACCGCTGGCGGAATCGCTCGGCTCCGACTTCCTGATCGAATGCGACGTGTCCGACATGGCGACGCTCGACGCCGCTTTTGAGACTCTGAAGCAGCGCTGGGAAACGATCGATTTCGTCGTCCACGCCATCGGCTATTCCGACAAGAACGAGCTGCGCGGCCTCTATGTCGACACCAGCCTCGACAATTTTCTGATGACGATGAACATCTCGGCCTACAGCTTCGTCGCGGTCGCCAGGCGCGCGCGGGCGATGATGCCGAACGGCGGCAGCCTTTTGACGCTGTCTTATTATGGCGCGGAAAAGGTCGTGCCCCATTATAATGTCATGGGCGTCGCCAAGGCCGCGCTGGAAACCAGCACCAAATATCTCGCCATGGACCTTGGGCCTGAGAATATCCGCGTGAATGCGATTTCGGCGGGTCCGATCAAGACGCTGGCGGCGAGCGGCATTGGCGACTTCCGCTACATCCTGAAATGGAATGAGCTGAATTCGCCGCTGCGCCGCAACGTCACCATCGAGGATGTCGGCGGCGCGGGCCTCTATCTGCTGTCCGATCTCGCATCGGGCGTGACCGGCGAAATCCACCATGTCGATGCGGGCTATAACGTTATCGGCATGAAGGCCGAGGACGCGCCCGACATCGCGCTCGCCTAA
- a CDS encoding YihY/virulence factor BrkB family protein — protein sequence MQEVSPQSPEERRKRLAKARARFGRELARVKPGTYPFEVMKRVAVGVYSDGFIHAGNLAYLALLTLFPFVIVAAAVARLFGQTEEGLNAVIGVLQTMPPNVAEVLKKPIADVLQARSGNLLWLGALVGLWTTGSFIETIRDIIRRAYGVHFSRPFWEYRLWSVGIIIGSVVLAMIAFSLSILLTTLQEFVVHYFPRGDDFAIIFQLVQFAPALILFGSLYLLFLSLTPKRYRRKGCRKWPGPLFVTIWWLATTALLPKVLSLLGGYDLTYGSLAGVIIALFFFFIIGLGVVIGAELNAALAETPEEELKEGEQAFYNRKSI from the coding sequence GTGCAGGAAGTCTCCCCCCAATCGCCGGAAGAGCGGCGGAAACGCCTTGCCAAGGCGCGGGCGCGCTTCGGACGCGAATTGGCCCGGGTCAAGCCAGGCACCTATCCTTTCGAGGTCATGAAGCGCGTAGCGGTCGGCGTCTATTCCGACGGCTTCATCCATGCCGGGAATCTCGCTTATCTGGCGCTGCTCACCCTCTTCCCCTTCGTCATCGTCGCCGCCGCCGTCGCGCGCCTGTTCGGGCAAACGGAAGAGGGCTTGAACGCTGTGATCGGCGTGCTGCAAACCATGCCGCCCAATGTCGCGGAAGTTTTGAAGAAGCCCATCGCCGACGTGCTGCAAGCGCGGTCCGGCAACCTGCTGTGGCTCGGCGCTCTGGTCGGCCTCTGGACCACGGGCAGCTTCATCGAGACGATCCGCGATATCATCCGCCGTGCTTATGGGGTGCATTTCAGCCGCCCCTTCTGGGAATATCGCCTCTGGTCGGTGGGCATCATCATCGGGTCGGTGGTCTTGGCGATGATCGCGTTCAGCCTGTCGATCCTGCTCACCACGTTGCAGGAATTCGTCGTCCACTATTTTCCGCGCGGCGACGATTTCGCCATCATCTTCCAACTGGTCCAGTTCGCCCCCGCGCTCATCCTGTTCGGATCGCTCTATCTCCTTTTCCTGTCGCTGACACCGAAACGCTATCGGCGAAAGGGGTGCAGGAAGTGGCCGGGCCCGCTTTTCGTCACAATCTGGTGGCTGGCCACGACCGCGCTTCTGCCAAAGGTTTTGTCGCTGCTCGGCGGCTACGACCTCACTTACGGCAGCCTCGCCGGCGTCATCATCGCGCTTTTCTTCTTCTTCATCATCGGCCTTGGCGTCGTGATCGGCGCGGAGCTCAATGCGGCACTAGCGGAAACCCCCGAAGAGGAATTAAAGGAGGGCGAACAGGCATTCTATAACAGGAAAAGCATATGA
- a CDS encoding DnaJ C-terminal domain-containing protein codes for MADLYSQLGVARGASEADIKKAYRKLAKELHPDRNRDNPKAAERFTRVTGAYDILSDKDKRAQYDRGEIDEDGNPKMPFGFGQGGTGAGPGGFGGGFRGQRGGFDMGGEGADISDLFEGLFGGAARRGGFGGGGFGRQAPPQKGADIAYRLAVPFEDAAALKEQRVTLSGGKTVAIKLPKGVEEGTKIRLAGQGQAGPAGPGDAIVTIAIQPHRFFRRDGDTVRLDLPISLDEAVAGAKVRVPTVDGPVMMSIQKGATSGNVLRLKGKGFHGKDGTRGDQLVTLMVDLPKDDADLAAFVEGWKGKGRNPRGGLGV; via the coding sequence ATGGCCGATCTTTATTCACAGCTTGGCGTGGCGCGGGGCGCGAGCGAGGCGGACATCAAGAAGGCTTATCGCAAACTCGCCAAGGAGCTTCACCCCGACCGCAACCGGGACAATCCCAAGGCCGCCGAGCGCTTTACCAGGGTGACGGGGGCTTATGACATCCTGTCCGACAAGGACAAACGCGCGCAATATGACCGGGGCGAGATCGACGAGGATGGGAACCCCAAGATGCCCTTCGGCTTCGGCCAGGGAGGCACGGGCGCCGGGCCGGGCGGTTTTGGAGGCGGCTTCCGGGGCCAGCGCGGCGGTTTCGACATGGGCGGCGAGGGCGCGGATATTTCCGACCTATTCGAGGGCCTGTTCGGCGGCGCCGCGCGGCGCGGAGGCTTTGGCGGCGGCGGTTTCGGGCGGCAGGCCCCGCCCCAGAAGGGCGCCGACATCGCTTATCGCCTCGCGGTCCCGTTCGAGGATGCGGCCGCATTGAAAGAGCAGCGCGTCACCCTGTCGGGCGGCAAGACGGTGGCGATCAAGCTGCCCAAGGGCGTCGAAGAAGGGACCAAGATCCGCCTCGCGGGTCAGGGCCAGGCCGGACCCGCCGGCCCTGGCGACGCGATCGTCACCATCGCCATCCAGCCTCACCGCTTCTTCCGCCGCGACGGCGATACCGTCCGGCTCGATCTGCCCATTTCCTTGGACGAGGCGGTCGCCGGCGCCAAGGTGCGGGTACCGACCGTCGACGGGCCAGTCATGATGAGCATCCAGAAAGGGGCGACGTCCGGCAACGTCCTGCGCCTCAAGGGCAAAGGCTTTCACGGCAAGGACGGAACGCGCGGCGATCAGCTTGTGACCCTGATGGTCGATCTGCCCAAGGACGATGCCGACCTCGCCGCCTTCGTCGAAGGCTGGAAGGGCAAAGGACGAAACCCGCGGGGCGGTTTGGGCGTCTAG
- the pdxH gene encoding pyridoxamine 5'-phosphate oxidase, with translation METDPHLLFDQWLTNAVAEEPNDPNAMALATAGADGRPSVRMVLLKGHDPRGFVFYTNLDSRKGGELAANPHAALLFHWKSLRRQIRIEGAIEPVSPEEADAYFASRGRDSQLGAWASEQSRPLDARTTFEARYEEMRARFDGAAVPRPPRWSGFRVLPERIEFWNDRAHRLHERRLFVKDGAGWSEGLLYP, from the coding sequence ATGGAAACCGACCCGCATTTGCTGTTCGATCAATGGCTGACGAACGCCGTGGCGGAAGAGCCCAATGATCCCAATGCGATGGCGCTCGCCACCGCCGGCGCGGATGGGCGTCCGTCCGTCCGCATGGTGCTGCTGAAAGGTCATGATCCGCGCGGCTTCGTTTTCTACACCAATCTCGACAGCCGCAAAGGCGGGGAACTCGCCGCCAACCCGCATGCCGCCTTGCTTTTCCACTGGAAAAGCCTGCGCCGCCAAATCCGCATCGAAGGCGCGATCGAGCCGGTGAGCCCGGAGGAAGCCGACGCCTATTTCGCCAGCCGGGGCCGGGATTCGCAGCTCGGCGCCTGGGCCTCGGAACAGTCGCGCCCGCTCGATGCCCGCACCACATTCGAGGCGCGTTATGAAGAGATGCGCGCCCGCTTCGATGGCGCGGCCGTGCCGCGCCCGCCGCGCTGGTCCGGCTTCCGCGTCCTGCCGGAGCGGATCGAATTTTGGAACGACCGCGCCCATCGCCTCCACGAGCGGCGCCTGTTCGTGAAGGACGGTGCCGGTTGGAGCGAAGGCCTGCTCTACCCGTGA
- a CDS encoding cation diffusion facilitator family transporter — translation MSRHTATHAALASVGTALFLLFLKGYAAWATGSVAMLGSLADTGLDLVASLVTLYGVRLAAEPADADHRFGHGKAEALAALFQVTLITLSAMGIGWRAINQWLTGAVTNAADEGIAISVIAMAATLLLLAYQKKVMARTNSIAIRADNVHYQSDLLLNAAVIVALALDQYFGLTGADPVFGILIALWLAWGAWKASSHAVDQLMDKEWPEEKRRHFLAVAARHPELKGIHDLRTRSSGTQDFVQFHVWVDPNMTVAEAHDVMDEVEAKLAREFPGVEILIHLDPEGHVDHPGNALKETDESRLAKGATP, via the coding sequence GTGAGCCGCCATACCGCCACCCATGCCGCGCTGGCGAGTGTCGGAACCGCGCTCTTTCTGCTCTTCCTCAAGGGCTACGCGGCTTGGGCGACTGGATCGGTGGCGATGCTGGGATCGCTCGCCGACACCGGGCTCGACCTCGTTGCCTCACTTGTAACGCTGTACGGTGTGCGCCTTGCGGCAGAGCCTGCCGATGCGGATCATCGCTTCGGCCACGGCAAGGCGGAAGCGCTGGCGGCCTTGTTTCAGGTCACACTTATCACCCTGTCGGCGATGGGGATTGGCTGGCGGGCGATCAACCAATGGCTAACCGGGGCTGTGACCAACGCGGCTGACGAAGGTATCGCAATATCCGTCATCGCGATGGCCGCGACCCTGCTTCTCCTAGCCTATCAGAAAAAGGTGATGGCGCGGACCAATTCCATCGCGATCCGGGCTGACAATGTCCATTATCAGTCGGATCTTTTGCTAAATGCCGCAGTGATTGTAGCGTTAGCGCTTGACCAATATTTTGGGCTTACCGGCGCTGATCCGGTTTTCGGCATTCTCATTGCCCTCTGGCTAGCCTGGGGGGCTTGGAAAGCTTCCAGCCATGCCGTTGATCAGCTGATGGACAAGGAATGGCCTGAGGAGAAGCGCCGGCACTTCCTTGCCGTCGCCGCGCGCCATCCGGAGCTCAAGGGCATTCACGACTTGCGCACCCGTTCGAGCGGCACGCAGGATTTCGTGCAATTCCACGTCTGGGTCGATCCGAATATGACCGTCGCCGAAGCGCATGACGTGATGGACGAGGTCGAAGCCAAGCTCGCCCGGGAATTTCCCGGCGTTGAAATTCTCATCCACCTCGACCCGGAAGGGCATGTCGACCATCCCGGCAATGCGCTGAAGGAAACCGACGAGAGCCGCCTCGCCAAAGGAGCAACCCCATGA
- a CDS encoding PhzF family phenazine biosynthesis protein, with product MTSLPFIQVDAFADRPFAGNPAAVMPLEEWLPDDVLQAIALENNLSETAFTVPTEGDADYELRWFTPATEVTLCGHATLASGHALIAGDRVRFRTRKAGILTVERQGDGYALSLPAWKPEPAPLPIIVDALGCKAIETFWHLHRYGLVVVETADEVLNLKPDFQAMAKQGDVLTIVTAPGRETDIISRVFAPGAGIDEDPVTGSAHAVMVPYWAERLGRDSFTAFQASKRGGHLTCRLDGDRVILGGRCVTVIEGQFRL from the coding sequence ATGACCAGCCTTCCCTTCATCCAGGTGGACGCTTTCGCCGACCGGCCCTTTGCCGGCAATCCGGCCGCGGTCATGCCGCTGGAGGAATGGCTGCCGGACGATGTGCTGCAAGCGATCGCGCTCGAGAACAATCTCAGCGAAACCGCCTTCACCGTGCCGACGGAAGGCGATGCGGACTATGAGCTGCGCTGGTTCACGCCGGCCACCGAAGTCACCTTGTGCGGCCACGCGACGCTGGCCAGCGGCCATGCCTTGATCGCGGGCGACCGCGTTCGCTTTCGCACGCGCAAGGCGGGCATCCTGACCGTCGAGCGGCAGGGCGACGGCTATGCCTTGAGTCTTCCCGCCTGGAAGCCGGAGCCGGCACCGCTGCCGATCATCGTCGACGCCTTGGGCTGCAAGGCGATCGAAACGTTCTGGCATCTGCATCGTTACGGGCTGGTGGTGGTCGAAACCGCTGACGAGGTGTTGAATTTAAAACCCGACTTCCAGGCCATGGCGAAGCAGGGCGACGTCCTTACCATCGTCACGGCGCCGGGCCGGGAAACCGACATCATCAGCCGGGTGTTCGCGCCGGGAGCGGGTATCGACGAGGATCCGGTCACCGGCTCCGCCCATGCCGTGATGGTGCCTTATTGGGCGGAGCGGCTCGGCCGGGACAGCTTCACCGCCTTTCAGGCGAGCAAGCGCGGCGGGCATCTCACCTGCCGCCTTGACGGGGACCGGGTGATCCTTGGCGGGCGGTGCGTGACGGTGATCGAAGGGCAATTCCGCCTCTGA
- a CDS encoding OsmC family protein, giving the protein MGRHIAVVEWSLGDGNFAHGRYSRAHAWHFDGGAEVRGSSSPSVVPLPWSDPAGVDPEEALIASASACHMLWFLHIACDAGFVVTRYRDEAEGTMAKGADGKIAITRIALRPDIAFEGTAPSADDLHDMHHRAHDACFIANSLKSEIVVESAG; this is encoded by the coding sequence GTGGGCAGGCATATCGCGGTGGTGGAATGGTCGCTGGGCGACGGCAATTTCGCGCATGGCCGCTACAGCCGCGCCCATGCCTGGCATTTTGACGGCGGAGCCGAAGTGCGCGGCTCCTCCTCTCCTTCGGTCGTGCCCCTGCCCTGGTCCGATCCTGCGGGCGTCGATCCGGAAGAGGCGCTGATCGCCTCGGCATCGGCCTGCCACATGCTGTGGTTCCTCCACATTGCCTGCGACGCCGGTTTCGTCGTCACGCGGTACCGCGACGAGGCGGAAGGCACGATGGCGAAGGGAGCGGACGGAAAGATCGCGATCACCCGCATCGCGCTCCGGCCCGATATCGCCTTCGAAGGCACAGCGCCCAGCGCGGATGACCTCCACGACATGCATCACCGGGCGCACGATGCTTGCTTCATCGCCAATTCGCTGAAGAGCGAGATCGTCGTGGAAAGCGCCGGCTGA
- a CDS encoding cupredoxin domain-containing protein — MSRIPHALAFAAMALPASAAAPPAGPDWSQARQIEIVLANFEYRPKTLTLKAGEPVILTLRNRADNGHDFTARTLFRKAAVRSGDMRYIRDGSVEVPPGGHRSIGLIPAAGRYGVKCTHSFHHMLGMGGEIVVQ, encoded by the coding sequence ATGAGTCGTATCCCGCATGCCCTCGCCTTCGCCGCGATGGCCCTGCCCGCATCGGCGGCCGCCCCGCCCGCCGGCCCCGACTGGAGCCAGGCGCGCCAGATCGAAATCGTGCTCGCCAACTTCGAATACCGGCCAAAGACGCTGACGTTGAAGGCTGGCGAGCCCGTCATCCTGACGCTCAGGAACCGGGCGGACAACGGCCACGATTTCACCGCCCGCACCTTGTTTCGCAAGGCCGCCGTGCGGAGCGGCGACATGCGCTATATCCGCGACGGCAGCGTCGAGGTGCCGCCTGGCGGGCACCGCTCGATCGGCCTGATCCCCGCCGCCGGACGCTATGGCGTGAAATGCACCCACAGCTTCCATCACATGCTGGGCATGGGCGGCGAAATCGTGGTGCAGTGA